A region of Mauremys mutica isolate MM-2020 ecotype Southern chromosome 24, ASM2049712v1, whole genome shotgun sequence DNA encodes the following proteins:
- the LOC123355718 gene encoding 4-galactosyl-N-acetylglucosaminide 3-alpha-L-fucosyltransferase FUT6-like isoform X1: MHCSVRPFQRERSCATSNQEGRSGNCQDGSQRPAMPSSEQLKSPACKHLLLFILSQFILALCLFTYLRPSRDRGPEPQAGNPSALTIQPGNNPTAPQAGSELIILLWTWPFGQPVALQKCSELLGIGDCHITANRSWYHKANAVIVHHRDVCSSPKQLPQGPRPPSQHWIWFNLESPSHSPNLGFMDNLFNLTMSYRRDSDIFTPYGWLEVLRQPQNFSIPAKSKLVAWVVSNWNPASRRVRYYGELKKYLHVDIYGSHHMPLPRDKHFSTLTQYKFYLAFENSIHEDYITEKLWSNAMGSGAVPVVCGPPRENYERFLPPDAFIHIDDFPNAQGLAQYLQELDKDPARYQRYFQWRTWLKPSERSSWTIHFCKACRALQMTETYQTRTGLAKWFR, translated from the coding sequence GCCAGCAATGCCGAGCAGCGAGCAGTTGAAAAGCCCAGCCTGCAAGCACCTCCTCCTCTTTATTCTCTCCCAATTCATACTCGCCCTCTGTTTGTTTACATACCTTCGGCCCTCCAGGGACCGAggcccagagccccaggctggcaaTCCCTCTGCACTCACAATCCAGCCTGGGAACAACCCCACAGCTCCACAGGCTGGTTCGGAACTGATCATCCTGCTATGGACCTGGCCCTTTGGGCAGCCTGTTGCTCTGCAAAAATGCTCTGAGCTCTTGGGCATCGGGGACTGTCACATCACGGCCAACCGCAGCTGGTACCACAAGGCCAATGCGGTGATTGTGCATCACAGGGATGTGTGCTCCAGCCCAAAGCAACTGCCCCAGGGCCCACGgcccccatcccagcactggATCTGGTTCAATCTGGagtcccccagccacagccctaaCCTGGGCTTTATGGATAACCTCTTCAACCTGACCATGTCATACCGGAGGGACTCGGATATCTTCACCCCCTACGGGTGGCTGGAGGTCCTCAGGCAGCCCCAGAACTTCAGCATCCCAGCCAAGTCCAAGCTGGTGGCCTGGGTGGTGAGTAACTGGAACCCAGCCTCCCGCCGGGTGCGGTACTATGGGGAGCTGAAGAAATACCTCCACGTGGATATATACGGCAGCCATCACATGCCTCTGCCCCGGGACAAGCACTTCTCCACCCTGACCCAGTACAAGTTCTACCTAGCCTTTGAGAACTCGATTCATGAGGACTACATCACCGAGAAACTCTGGAGCAATGCCATGGGCTCGGGGGCCGTGCCCGTTGTCTGCGGCCCCCCCCGAGAAAACTATGAGCGCTTTCTGCCCCCCGATGCCTTTATTCACATCGATGACTTTCCCAATGCTCAAGGGCTGGCCCAGTACCTCCAGGAGCTGGACAAGGACCCAGCGCGCTACCAGCGCTACTTCCAGTGGCGAACGTGGCTAAAACCGTCCGAGCGAAGTTCCTGGACCATCCACTTCTGCAAAGCCTGCCGGGCCTTGCAAATGACAGAGACCTACCAGACCAGGACCGGTTTGGCCAAGTGGTTCCGCTAG
- the LOC123355718 gene encoding 4-galactosyl-N-acetylglucosaminide 3-alpha-L-fucosyltransferase FUT6-like isoform X2 produces MPSSEQLKSPACKHLLLFILSQFILALCLFTYLRPSRDRGPEPQAGNPSALTIQPGNNPTAPQAGSELIILLWTWPFGQPVALQKCSELLGIGDCHITANRSWYHKANAVIVHHRDVCSSPKQLPQGPRPPSQHWIWFNLESPSHSPNLGFMDNLFNLTMSYRRDSDIFTPYGWLEVLRQPQNFSIPAKSKLVAWVVSNWNPASRRVRYYGELKKYLHVDIYGSHHMPLPRDKHFSTLTQYKFYLAFENSIHEDYITEKLWSNAMGSGAVPVVCGPPRENYERFLPPDAFIHIDDFPNAQGLAQYLQELDKDPARYQRYFQWRTWLKPSERSSWTIHFCKACRALQMTETYQTRTGLAKWFR; encoded by the coding sequence ATGCCGAGCAGCGAGCAGTTGAAAAGCCCAGCCTGCAAGCACCTCCTCCTCTTTATTCTCTCCCAATTCATACTCGCCCTCTGTTTGTTTACATACCTTCGGCCCTCCAGGGACCGAggcccagagccccaggctggcaaTCCCTCTGCACTCACAATCCAGCCTGGGAACAACCCCACAGCTCCACAGGCTGGTTCGGAACTGATCATCCTGCTATGGACCTGGCCCTTTGGGCAGCCTGTTGCTCTGCAAAAATGCTCTGAGCTCTTGGGCATCGGGGACTGTCACATCACGGCCAACCGCAGCTGGTACCACAAGGCCAATGCGGTGATTGTGCATCACAGGGATGTGTGCTCCAGCCCAAAGCAACTGCCCCAGGGCCCACGgcccccatcccagcactggATCTGGTTCAATCTGGagtcccccagccacagccctaaCCTGGGCTTTATGGATAACCTCTTCAACCTGACCATGTCATACCGGAGGGACTCGGATATCTTCACCCCCTACGGGTGGCTGGAGGTCCTCAGGCAGCCCCAGAACTTCAGCATCCCAGCCAAGTCCAAGCTGGTGGCCTGGGTGGTGAGTAACTGGAACCCAGCCTCCCGCCGGGTGCGGTACTATGGGGAGCTGAAGAAATACCTCCACGTGGATATATACGGCAGCCATCACATGCCTCTGCCCCGGGACAAGCACTTCTCCACCCTGACCCAGTACAAGTTCTACCTAGCCTTTGAGAACTCGATTCATGAGGACTACATCACCGAGAAACTCTGGAGCAATGCCATGGGCTCGGGGGCCGTGCCCGTTGTCTGCGGCCCCCCCCGAGAAAACTATGAGCGCTTTCTGCCCCCCGATGCCTTTATTCACATCGATGACTTTCCCAATGCTCAAGGGCTGGCCCAGTACCTCCAGGAGCTGGACAAGGACCCAGCGCGCTACCAGCGCTACTTCCAGTGGCGAACGTGGCTAAAACCGTCCGAGCGAAGTTCCTGGACCATCCACTTCTGCAAAGCCTGCCGGGCCTTGCAAATGACAGAGACCTACCAGACCAGGACCGGTTTGGCCAAGTGGTTCCGCTAG